The Thermoplasmatales archaeon DNA segment GGAGAAGGGAGGGATGCAGCAATTGAATATTTTGAAAAGAATTATAAGGAAAACTTAAGCATGGAGGAAGCAATAGAAATGGGAATTGAAGCAATGAAAAGCTCAAAAGAAGATAAAAAAATAGAAGCGGAAATAGGTATAATAGATAAAAAGGGATTCAGAAAAATAAATAAAAAAATATAGAGGGGAGAAGATTTTTTAGTCCTTACCTATGTCCCAGATTGCTTTTATTGCTAGCAAACCGGCTAGTGGTGCAATGAAAATTCCAAGAGCTGTAACTATGCCTGTAAGGTAGCTTCCTACCCATTTTATTCCTGAGAATACATTTGTTCCGCTTATTGCAACTATTATCACTGTTGCTATTAGAAATGTTGGCAATTCTT contains these protein-coding regions:
- a CDS encoding proteasome subunit alpha (cleaves peptide bonds); its protein translation is GEGRDAAIEYFEKNYKENLSMEEAIEMGIEAMKSSKEDKKIEAEIGIIDKKGFRKINKKI